A window from Granulicella tundricola MP5ACTX9 encodes these proteins:
- a CDS encoding cold shock domain-containing protein: MAQYVGEVKWFNNAKGYGFLGREGGPDVFVHYSSIQLDGYKTLKEGDPVEFDIIQGNKGPQADKVTRIGSSPTQQGLSLVVAA; the protein is encoded by the coding sequence ATGGCACAGTACGTGGGCGAAGTGAAGTGGTTCAACAATGCAAAAGGCTATGGTTTCCTCGGTCGGGAGGGCGGCCCCGATGTGTTTGTGCACTACAGCTCAATTCAACTCGACGGTTACAAAACCCTTAAGGAGGGTGATCCAGTCGAATTCGACATCATTCAAGGCAACAAAGGCCCCCAAGCAGACAAGGTGACCAGGATAGGCTCGTCGCCGACACAACAAGGGTTGAGCTTGGTCGTAGCGGCTTAG
- a CDS encoding Crp/Fnr family transcriptional regulator, with product MAQAPFKNGLLHRFSSDIIGRLDLQAVDLPVNCEIEFPGNPIEHLFFLEDGCASMTTTFKDGAQAEVALAGTEAVLGASALMGTKRSLNRVYMQIAGHGYKMRTAVAAMEFKRGGMFQDLTLRYLQAQFIQSAQTAGCNAHHSVEQRLARWLLLCADRNEGRTIPLSQEFMADMIGARRTTVTIVAGHLQAQKLIQYTRGKIQLLDIKGLEAVACECYGVVRDHLANLTEYDAGLGDVAVRPESGSLRLIHLPS from the coding sequence ATGGCACAGGCTCCATTCAAGAACGGGTTGCTACACCGGTTCAGCTCAGACATCATTGGAAGACTTGACCTGCAGGCCGTCGATCTGCCGGTAAACTGCGAGATCGAATTTCCAGGCAATCCGATCGAACATCTGTTTTTTCTTGAAGACGGCTGCGCCTCCATGACAACGACCTTTAAGGATGGCGCTCAAGCGGAAGTTGCGCTGGCCGGAACAGAGGCCGTTCTAGGCGCGTCCGCTCTCATGGGGACTAAGCGGAGCCTCAATCGTGTCTATATGCAGATCGCGGGACATGGATACAAAATGCGGACCGCCGTCGCAGCGATGGAGTTCAAGCGCGGCGGCATGTTCCAGGACCTCACTTTGCGCTACCTCCAGGCGCAGTTCATCCAGTCTGCACAAACGGCCGGTTGCAATGCCCACCATTCGGTAGAGCAGCGTCTTGCACGCTGGCTGCTCCTCTGCGCGGATCGGAACGAGGGCCGCACTATTCCTCTTTCGCAGGAGTTTATGGCCGATATGATCGGCGCGAGAAGAACCACCGTCACAATCGTTGCCGGGCATCTGCAGGCTCAAAAGCTGATCCAGTACACCCGTGGCAAGATCCAGCTTCTCGACATCAAGGGTTTAGAAGCCGTGGCGTGTGAGTGCTACGGAGTCGTTCGCGATCACCTGGCTAACCTTACGGAATATGACGCAGGCTTGGGGGATGTAGCGGTCAGACCAGAATCTGGTTCATTGCGGCTCATTCACCTTCCCAGCTAA
- a CDS encoding Crp/Fnr family transcriptional regulator: MPEFKPHSFDPVAFLAAAGIGRKIVQIKNKGTLFAQGSAADSVFYLQKGRAKLTVVSQKGKEATITLLGPGDFVGEESISAIAGLRLATATAVSACTVLKIDRIEMIRVVHEEHAFSDLFLAFLLTRSMRTQADLVDQLFNSSEKRLARILLLMAEFGKPGEPEMMLPKISQETLANMIGTTRSRVSFFMNRFRKHGFLEYNGRIHVHKSLLNVVLHDQIFEPNAAKPSLLPIQQHAASKIAKRSNAIVRGIEAPKRLVRGKRDSTGR, translated from the coding sequence ATGCCGGAGTTCAAGCCCCACTCTTTTGATCCAGTGGCCTTTCTAGCCGCAGCTGGAATTGGACGCAAGATCGTACAAATTAAGAACAAAGGGACTCTCTTCGCGCAGGGTAGCGCGGCTGATTCGGTTTTCTACCTTCAGAAAGGTAGGGCAAAACTGACCGTCGTGTCGCAAAAGGGTAAAGAAGCCACTATCACCCTTCTCGGTCCAGGCGACTTTGTTGGGGAGGAGTCAATCAGTGCAATTGCGGGCCTTCGCCTTGCGACTGCTACTGCTGTGAGCGCCTGCACTGTCCTAAAGATAGACAGAATAGAAATGATTCGGGTGGTTCACGAAGAACATGCTTTTTCCGACCTGTTCCTTGCGTTCCTTCTAACCCGGAGCATGAGGACGCAGGCTGATCTCGTCGACCAGCTTTTCAATTCCAGCGAGAAGCGGCTCGCTCGTATTCTCCTGCTAATGGCAGAATTCGGGAAACCTGGCGAACCTGAGATGATGCTCCCCAAGATCTCCCAGGAGACACTCGCAAACATGATCGGAACGACCCGCTCTCGCGTCAGCTTCTTTATGAACCGCTTTCGCAAGCACGGATTCCTCGAATACAACGGTCGCATCCACGTCCATAAATCGCTGCTGAACGTAGTCTTGCACGATCAAATTTTCGAACCTAATGCTGCGAAGCCCTCTCTTCTACCCATTCAGCAGCACGCGGCCTCCAAAATAGCCAAACGCTCA
- a CDS encoding response regulator, translating into MKLKHIFVVDDERIIAETLTAILQKSGFSARAFYNPLDALAAAASAAPDLLISDVVMPQLSGVELAIQLTKLCPDCKVLLFSGQAQTADLLLDARQLGHDFSLLSKPIHPSDLLKQIRSQEALSPKNLAVQT; encoded by the coding sequence ATGAAGCTTAAGCACATCTTTGTAGTCGACGATGAGCGGATCATCGCGGAGACCTTGACCGCCATTCTGCAAAAGAGCGGCTTCTCTGCGCGTGCCTTCTATAATCCTCTGGACGCGCTTGCCGCTGCCGCATCTGCGGCTCCAGATCTCCTCATCTCCGACGTAGTGATGCCTCAACTTTCTGGCGTTGAGCTAGCCATCCAGCTCACAAAACTGTGTCCCGATTGCAAGGTACTGCTCTTCTCGGGGCAGGCCCAAACCGCAGACTTGCTCCTCGACGCTAGGCAACTGGGCCATGACTTTAGCTTGCTCTCGAAGCCAATCCATCCAAGTGATCTTTTGAAACAGATCAGATCTCAGGAAGCGCTCTCGCCAAAGAACCTGGCCGTCCAGACCTAG
- a CDS encoding KH domain-containing protein, whose protein sequence is MSYPASTQQDADTTSLFRNLILEIAQSLVDDSEQVKVDIIKGELATVLRLTVASTDLGKVIGKQGRTARSIRTVLGAASMKVQQRFELDIASQSE, encoded by the coding sequence ATGTCTTACCCCGCCTCAACTCAGCAAGACGCAGACACCACTTCCCTTTTTAGAAACCTAATTCTTGAAATTGCTCAATCGCTGGTCGACGACTCGGAACAAGTCAAAGTTGACATAATCAAAGGAGAGCTTGCAACCGTGCTGAGGCTGACTGTCGCGTCAACCGATCTAGGAAAAGTGATCGGGAAGCAAGGGCGAACTGCTCGGTCGATTAGGACTGTCCTAGGGGCGGCAAGCATGAAAGTTCAGCAGCGCTTTGAGCTCGATATCGCATCGCAATCTGAGTAA
- a CDS encoding recombinase family protein, protein MPKVIKSKATPKTSRHPKGQRVGYVRVSTLDQNEHRQLEGIELDKTFLDKASGKDVKRPQLTAMLDFVREGDSVFCHSMDRLGRNLGDLRKLVDLMTERGISVHFLKEGLTFTGEDAPMANLMLSVMGAVAQFERDLIRERQREGIDLAKRAGAYKGRKRKFSPERAAELSRRLAEGEEKASLAREFGVNRATIYRYVGWAAMEVAALAKKPGTAKRVRTSSGAR, encoded by the coding sequence ATGCCTAAAGTAATAAAGTCTAAAGCGACACCTAAAACCTCTCGGCACCCGAAGGGGCAAAGGGTCGGATATGTTCGCGTGAGCACGCTCGATCAGAACGAGCATCGGCAGCTGGAAGGCATCGAGCTGGACAAGACGTTCCTGGACAAAGCCTCTGGTAAGGATGTGAAACGTCCACAGCTCACCGCTATGCTGGACTTCGTGAGGGAAGGGGACTCAGTGTTCTGTCATTCCATGGATCGCCTCGGCCGCAACCTGGGAGACTTGCGAAAGTTGGTCGATCTGATGACAGAGCGCGGAATTTCGGTTCACTTCCTGAAGGAAGGTCTGACGTTTACTGGCGAGGATGCACCAATGGCAAACCTGATGCTTAGTGTCATGGGCGCAGTGGCTCAGTTCGAACGCGACTTGATTCGCGAGCGGCAGAGAGAGGGAATTGACCTCGCAAAGCGGGCCGGGGCGTACAAGGGTCGCAAACGAAAGTTCTCCCCCGAGCGAGCGGCAGAGCTGAGCCGCCGTCTGGCCGAAGGGGAAGAAAAGGCTAGTCTCGCGCGTGAGTTCGGCGTCAATCGCGCAACGATCTATCGATATGTTGGCTGGGCCGCGATGGAAGTCGCAGCCCTTGCCAAGAAGCCAGGAACGGCAAAAAGGGTCCGGACTTCGTCGGGTGCGCGGTAA
- a CDS encoding response regulator transcription factor, translated as MIDKEFAGSISTRKLVIETAKFNVITAYSGSEAIATLERFPAVNGIVLDAGVSDIPLSELCKTLKKMQPAVPLVLVGRPGVQQTQDADHYVDSFDPTQVLKLLRSLEPRQAAEIEQRDAALESKA; from the coding sequence GTGATTGATAAAGAGTTCGCCGGAAGTATTTCCACCCGTAAGCTCGTCATTGAAACGGCAAAATTCAATGTCATCACGGCGTATTCAGGGTCTGAAGCCATTGCTACTCTCGAACGGTTCCCCGCCGTGAATGGCATTGTCCTCGATGCTGGCGTGTCCGACATTCCGCTAAGCGAACTGTGCAAGACCCTTAAGAAGATGCAACCCGCCGTTCCTCTGGTCCTGGTGGGCAGACCAGGGGTTCAACAAACGCAGGATGCGGATCACTATGTTGATTCTTTCGATCCGACTCAGGTCCTGAAGCTTCTCAGAAGTCTTGAACCGCGGCAAGCCGCTGAAATAGAACAGCGTGATGCAGCACTTGAGAGTAAAGCCTAA
- a CDS encoding recombinase family protein translates to MPKTLIGYARCSTDKQDLTAQREALVDLGVAAERIYVDHGLTGTNRARPGLNQALAAVRKGDTLVVPKLDRLARSVPDARSIADELAARGVTLALGQSRYDPTDPMGKMFFNILATFAEFESDLIRLRTREGMKIARAKGKLRGKQPKLSDKQQKELGRMHGTGQYTISDLAELFSISRPTVYRTLLRSAQA, encoded by the coding sequence ATGCCAAAGACTCTCATCGGCTACGCACGATGCTCTACAGACAAGCAGGACCTCACCGCCCAGCGGGAAGCACTTGTTGATTTAGGCGTAGCTGCGGAACGAATTTACGTCGATCACGGTCTAACTGGAACGAACCGGGCGAGGCCAGGTCTCAATCAGGCGCTGGCCGCAGTTCGAAAGGGCGATACGCTGGTCGTGCCGAAGCTGGACCGGCTCGCCCGCTCGGTACCCGATGCGCGCTCTATCGCAGATGAGCTGGCAGCGCGTGGCGTGACGTTAGCGCTGGGCCAAAGCCGCTATGACCCAACCGATCCCATGGGCAAGATGTTCTTCAACATCTTGGCCACCTTCGCGGAGTTTGAGTCCGACCTGATTCGGCTGCGCACCCGGGAAGGTATGAAGATCGCTCGCGCAAAAGGCAAACTCCGGGGCAAACAGCCCAAGCTGTCAGACAAACAGCAGAAGGAGCTGGGGCGCATGCATGGAACTGGCCAGTACACGATCAGCGACCTGGCGGAGCTGTTTTCTATCTCTAGACCGACGGTCTACCGGACGCTTCTACGTTCTGCTCAAGCTTAA
- a CDS encoding epoxide hydrolase family protein, which translates to MTPIEPFSPTFSSDHWEDLRSRIKQTRWPDEIPGSDWGSGFELQSLKDLCRYWSEDFDWQKQIDRLSQFPHFRFKSDQGKIHFLHVKGRGPAAIPLILTHGWPGSFLEMLEIVPLLTNPVAHGLAADISFDVVIPSLPGFGFSDRPQSEGVNSFRVAEIWVELMRALGYDRFAAQGGDIGAGVSTALGLRHSEHLIGVHLNYIPGSYKPYLAPGTEITPAERQFQAEAAQWYDENGAYAHMQGTRPQTPAYALNDSPAGLAAWMLEKFREWSDCGGDLYSSFSRDALLANVTLYWMTQTISSSFHMYREGRRSPLHFSSTDYVPTPCAIACFPKEIMMPPRSWVERGYNVTRWTPMPKGGHFAAAEEPELLASDLQAFFGTVRT; encoded by the coding sequence ATGACTCCGATTGAACCATTTTCCCCCACGTTTTCTTCCGATCACTGGGAAGACTTGCGTTCCCGCATCAAACAAACGCGCTGGCCCGACGAGATTCCGGGGTCCGATTGGGGCAGTGGGTTCGAGCTTCAATCTCTCAAAGATCTCTGCCGGTATTGGAGCGAAGACTTTGATTGGCAAAAGCAGATTGATCGGCTTTCCCAATTTCCCCATTTTCGCTTCAAATCAGATCAAGGAAAGATCCATTTCCTGCACGTCAAAGGGAGAGGACCTGCTGCGATTCCCTTGATTTTGACCCACGGCTGGCCAGGGTCGTTTCTCGAAATGCTGGAGATAGTTCCTCTCCTCACGAATCCGGTGGCACATGGCTTAGCCGCCGACATCTCGTTCGATGTAGTCATCCCCTCGTTGCCTGGCTTCGGCTTCTCCGATCGGCCTCAGAGCGAAGGTGTGAACTCATTCCGCGTCGCCGAGATTTGGGTTGAGCTGATGCGGGCGCTCGGCTATGACCGCTTCGCCGCGCAGGGCGGGGACATCGGTGCTGGCGTCAGTACCGCTTTGGGCTTGCGCCACAGTGAGCATCTGATCGGAGTCCACCTTAACTACATTCCGGGCTCCTACAAACCTTATCTGGCCCCTGGAACCGAGATCACCCCCGCAGAACGACAGTTCCAGGCCGAGGCCGCCCAATGGTATGACGAGAACGGTGCGTACGCACACATGCAGGGTACAAGGCCGCAGACTCCTGCCTATGCATTGAATGATTCTCCCGCGGGTCTGGCGGCCTGGATGCTTGAGAAATTTCGGGAGTGGTCCGATTGCGGAGGCGATCTTTACAGCAGCTTTTCGAGGGATGCTCTTCTGGCCAATGTCACACTGTACTGGATGACGCAGACGATATCTTCCTCGTTCCATATGTATCGCGAGGGACGCCGAAGTCCTCTTCATTTTTCATCGACCGACTATGTTCCGACGCCGTGTGCAATCGCATGTTTTCCGAAGGAAATCATGATGCCTCCTCGGAGTTGGGTAGAACGTGGTTATAACGTCACTCGATGGACACCCATGCCAAAGGGCGGCCACTTCGCGGCAGCTGAGGAACCGGAGCTACTTGCCTCTGACCTTCAGGCATTCTTCGGTACTGTGCGCACCTGA
- a CDS encoding sensor histidine kinase — MDDPVIAELQAKLEVATEALRLSEERSMPGHLALELMHEIRNPLEALGHFNYLTREDADDPAKVRAWADMAEEQMRTLNRIASQTLSFARVSTTSRTIDLVLVAEAAIRIHQRKMDNRKIHLVRNLPPELSATAHAGELLQVISNLLVNALDALSPDGIVTLRLSKRFGKARLLVADNGCGITDVLRDKVFEPYFTTKKDLGTGLGLALTRKIVARHGGTIRMRSRTSAGKSGTVFQISLPI; from the coding sequence ATGGATGACCCGGTGATCGCAGAGTTGCAAGCGAAGCTTGAGGTCGCGACCGAAGCACTTCGTCTGTCAGAAGAACGTTCAATGCCCGGCCACCTGGCGCTCGAGTTGATGCACGAGATCAGAAACCCGCTGGAAGCACTTGGTCACTTCAACTATCTGACCCGTGAGGATGCCGATGATCCAGCCAAGGTACGTGCCTGGGCGGATATGGCCGAAGAGCAGATGCGAACGCTGAACCGGATTGCCTCACAAACCCTGAGCTTTGCAAGGGTGTCAACAACCTCGCGAACGATTGACCTCGTACTGGTCGCGGAAGCCGCAATCCGCATTCACCAACGCAAGATGGACAATCGGAAGATTCATCTGGTGCGCAATCTGCCTCCAGAACTCTCCGCAACAGCTCATGCTGGCGAACTGCTTCAAGTCATCTCGAACCTTTTAGTCAACGCTCTCGATGCTCTATCGCCGGACGGCATCGTGACATTACGTCTATCGAAGCGGTTCGGAAAGGCTCGGCTACTGGTCGCAGATAACGGCTGCGGTATCACTGACGTTCTTAGAGACAAGGTTTTTGAGCCTTATTTCACGACCAAGAAAGACCTCGGGACAGGATTAGGGTTGGCCCTCACCAGAAAAATCGTTGCTCGTCACGGTGGCACCATTCGGATGCGGAGCCGGACCAGTGCAGGGAAGAGTGGGACCGTCTTCCAGATCTCTCTTCCGATCTGA